A portion of the Drosophila innubila isolate TH190305 chromosome 3L unlocalized genomic scaffold, UK_Dinn_1.0 0_D_3L, whole genome shotgun sequence genome contains these proteins:
- the LOC117789233 gene encoding cell surface glycoprotein 1 isoform X6, with translation MKYKSIYISVVSGLLICLELILLVSALNARICITPNTTTVAPTTTEKPDNPETAPTKLPTRPTTLSTGPTDSPSSPTDSPPSSTDLPPNPTDSSPNPTDSPPRPTDSTPSPTDSPPNPTDSPPSPTDSPPQPTDSSPQPTNSPPSPTDSPPKPTDSSPSPSDLPPKPTDTPPSPTDSPPKPTESPPSGTDSSPKPTDSPPSPTDSPPTDLPPKPTDSSPRPTDSPSNPTDSPPKPTDSSPRPTESPTSPTDSPPSPTASSPKPSDSPPSPTDSPPKPTDPSPRPTDSPTSPTDTPPKPTDSPPSPTDSAPSPTASSPKPTDSPPSPTDLPNDDPTTGHGLTTPPSSNPTDAGSTEKRSPTTASTPTTTDGVINPDSMCQNHPGVEYLPYPYNCHLFINCEGSNGYVKTCPNNLYWDSKLNSCEAVCA, from the exons ATGAAAT ataaatctatatatatttcagtGGTCTCCGGTCTATTAATATGCTTGGAGCTAATACTACTTGTCTCAGCCCTCAACGCCAGAATATGCATCACACCAAACACAACGACTGTGGCCCCTACAACAACGGAGAAACCGGATAATCCAGAAACAGCACCAACCAAATTGCCAACGAGACCAACTACATTGTCCACTGGACCAACTGATTCTCCTTCAAGTCCAACAGATTCACCACCGAGTTCAACAGATTTGCCACCGAATCCAACTGATTCTTCTCCAAATCCAACAGATTCACCACCGCGCCCAACAGATTCGACACCAAGTCCAACTGATTCTCCACCGAATCCGACAGATTCTCCCCCGAGTCCAACTGATTCTCCTCCACAACCAACGGATTCCTCACCACAGCCAACTAATTCTCCACCAAGTCCAACTGATTCTCCTCCAAAACCAACTGATTCTTCCCCGAGTCCAAGTGATTTACCACCAAAACCTACTGATACACCCCCGAGTCCA ACTGATTCTCCTCCAAAGCCAACTGAATCTCCGCCAAGTGGAACTGATTCTTCTCCAAAACCAACCGATTCGCCTCCGAGTCCAACTGATTCTCCTCCAACTGACTTGCCTCCAAAACCAACTGATTCTTCCCCCAGACCAACTGATTCTCCTTCGAATCCAACTGATTCTCCTCCAAAGCCAACTGATTCTTCCCCCAGACCAACTGAATCTCCTACGAGTCCAACTGATTCACCACCGAGTCCAACGGCTTCTTCTCCAAAACCAAGCGATTCCCCTCCGAGTCCAACTGACTCGCCTCCAAAACCAACTGATCCTTCCCCCAGA CCAACTGATTCTCCTACGAGTCCAACTGATACTCCTCCAAAACCTACTGATTCTCCCCCGAGTCCAACTGATTCAGCCCCGAGTCCAACGGCTTCTTCTCCAAAACCAACCGATTCCCCTCCGAGTCCAACTGACTTACCAAATGATGATCCAACGACAGGACATGGCTTAACCACTCCGCCATCATCTAATCCAACTGATGCCGGGTCAACCGAAAAGCGAAGTCCTACAACTGCATCAACACCGACAACAACGGATGGAGTTATAAATCCAGATAGTATGTGTCAGAATCATCCTGGTGTGGAGTATCTACCATATCCCTACAACTGTCATCTGTTTATAAACTGCGAGGGTTCAAACGGCTATGTAAAAACTTGTCCAAACAATTTGTACTGGGATTCTAAGCTTAACAGTTGTGAGGCTGTTTGTGcataa
- the LOC117789233 gene encoding extensin isoform X2 — translation MKLVSGLLICLELILLVSALNARICITPNTTTVAPTTTEKPDNPETAPTKLPTRPTTLSTGPTDSPSSPTDSPPSSTDLPPNPTDSSPNPTDSPPRPTDSTPSPTDSPPNPTDSPPSPTDSPPQPTDSSPQPTNSPPSPTDSPPKPTDSSPSPSDLPPKPTDTPPSPTDSPPKPTESPPSGTDSSPKPTDSPPSPTDSPPTDLPPKPTDSSPRPTDSPSNPTDSPPKPTDSSPRPTESPTSPTDSPPSPTASSPKPSDSPPSPTDSPPKPTDPSPRPTDSPTSPTDSPPSPTASSPKPTDSPPSPTDPSRRPTDSPTSPTDSPTSPTDTPPKPTDSPPSPTDSAPSPTASSPKPTDSPPSPTDLPNDDPTTGHGLTTPPSSNPTDAGSTEKRSPTTASTPTTTDGVINPDSMCQNHPGVEYLPYPYNCHLFINCEGSNGYVKTCPNNLYWDSKLNSCEAVCA, via the exons ATGAAAT tGGTCTCCGGTCTATTAATATGCTTGGAGCTAATACTACTTGTCTCAGCCCTCAACGCCAGAATATGCATCACACCAAACACAACGACTGTGGCCCCTACAACAACGGAGAAACCGGATAATCCAGAAACAGCACCAACCAAATTGCCAACGAGACCAACTACATTGTCCACTGGACCAACTGATTCTCCTTCAAGTCCAACAGATTCACCACCGAGTTCAACAGATTTGCCACCGAATCCAACTGATTCTTCTCCAAATCCAACAGATTCACCACCGCGCCCAACAGATTCGACACCAAGTCCAACTGATTCTCCACCGAATCCGACAGATTCTCCCCCGAGTCCAACTGATTCTCCTCCACAACCAACGGATTCCTCACCACAGCCAACTAATTCTCCACCAAGTCCAACTGATTCTCCTCCAAAACCAACTGATTCTTCCCCGAGTCCAAGTGATTTACCACCAAAACCTACTGATACACCCCCGAGTCCA ACTGATTCTCCTCCAAAGCCAACTGAATCTCCGCCAAGTGGAACTGATTCTTCTCCAAAACCAACCGATTCGCCTCCGAGTCCAACTGATTCTCCTCCAACTGACTTGCCTCCAAAACCAACTGATTCTTCCCCCAGACCAACTGATTCTCCTTCGAATCCAACTGATTCTCCTCCAAAGCCAACTGATTCTTCCCCCAGACCAACTGAATCTCCTACGAGTCCAACTGATTCACCACCGAGTCCAACGGCTTCTTCTCCAAAACCAAGCGATTCCCCTCCGAGTCCAACTGACTCGCCTCCAAAACCAACTGATCCTTCCCCCAGACCAACTGATTCTCCTACGAGTCCAACTGATTCACCACCGAGTCCAACGGCTTCTTCTCCAAAACCAACCGATTCCCCTCCGAGTCCAACTGATCCTTCCCGCAGACCAACTGATTCTCCTACGAGTCCAACTGATTCTCCTACGAGTCCAACTGATACTCCTCCAAAACCTACTGATTCTCCCCCGAGTCCAACTGATTCAGCCCCGAGTCCAACGGCTTCTTCTCCAAAACCAACCGATTCCCCTCCGAGTCCAACTGACTTACCAAATGATGATCCAACGACAGGACATGGCTTAACCACTCCGCCATCATCTAATCCAACTGATGCCGGGTCAACCGAAAAGCGAAGTCCTACAACTGCATCAACACCGACAACAACGGATGGAGTTATAAATCCAGATAGTATGTGTCAGAATCATCCTGGTGTGGAGTATCTACCATATCCCTACAACTGTCATCTGTTTATAAACTGCGAGGGTTCAAACGGCTATGTAAAAACTTGTCCAAACAATTTGTACTGGGATTCTAAGCTTAACAGTTGTGAGGCTGTTTGTGcataa
- the LOC117789233 gene encoding extensin isoform X4: MKYKSIYISVVSGLLICLELILLVSALNARICITPNTTTVAPTTTEKPDNPETAPTKLPTRPTTLSTGPTDSPSSPTDSPPSSTDLPPNPTDSSPNPTDSPPRPTDSTPSPTDSPPNPTDSPPSPTDSPPQPTDSSPQPTNSPPSPTDSPPKPTDSSPSPSDLPPKPTDTPPSGTDSSPKPTDSPPSPTDSPPTDLPPKPTDSSPRPTDSPSNPTDSPPKPTDSSPRPTESPTSPTDSPPSPTASSPKPSDSPPSPTDSPPKPTDPSPRPTDSPTSPTDSPPSPTASSPKPTDSPPSPTDPSRRPTDSPTSPTDSPTSPTDTPPKPTDSPPSPTDSAPSPTASSPKPTDSPPSPTDLPNDDPTTGHGLTTPPSSNPTDAGSTEKRSPTTASTPTTTDGVINPDSMCQNHPGVEYLPYPYNCHLFINCEGSNGYVKTCPNNLYWDSKLNSCEAVCA, from the exons ATGAAAT ataaatctatatatatttcagtGGTCTCCGGTCTATTAATATGCTTGGAGCTAATACTACTTGTCTCAGCCCTCAACGCCAGAATATGCATCACACCAAACACAACGACTGTGGCCCCTACAACAACGGAGAAACCGGATAATCCAGAAACAGCACCAACCAAATTGCCAACGAGACCAACTACATTGTCCACTGGACCAACTGATTCTCCTTCAAGTCCAACAGATTCACCACCGAGTTCAACAGATTTGCCACCGAATCCAACTGATTCTTCTCCAAATCCAACAGATTCACCACCGCGCCCAACAGATTCGACACCAAGTCCAACTGATTCTCCACCGAATCCGACAGATTCTCCCCCGAGTCCAACTGATTCTCCTCCACAACCAACGGATTCCTCACCACAGCCAACTAATTCTCCACCAAGTCCAACTGATTCTCCTCCAAAACCAACTGATTCTTCCCCGAGTCCAAGTGATTTACCACCAAAACCTACTGATACACCC CCAAGTGGAACTGATTCTTCTCCAAAACCAACCGATTCGCCTCCGAGTCCAACTGATTCTCCTCCAACTGACTTGCCTCCAAAACCAACTGATTCTTCCCCCAGACCAACTGATTCTCCTTCGAATCCAACTGATTCTCCTCCAAAGCCAACTGATTCTTCCCCCAGACCAACTGAATCTCCTACGAGTCCAACTGATTCACCACCGAGTCCAACGGCTTCTTCTCCAAAACCAAGCGATTCCCCTCCGAGTCCAACTGACTCGCCTCCAAAACCAACTGATCCTTCCCCCAGACCAACTGATTCTCCTACGAGTCCAACTGATTCACCACCGAGTCCAACGGCTTCTTCTCCAAAACCAACCGATTCCCCTCCGAGTCCAACTGATCCTTCCCGCAGACCAACTGATTCTCCTACGAGTCCAACTGATTCTCCTACGAGTCCAACTGATACTCCTCCAAAACCTACTGATTCTCCCCCGAGTCCAACTGATTCAGCCCCGAGTCCAACGGCTTCTTCTCCAAAACCAACCGATTCCCCTCCGAGTCCAACTGACTTACCAAATGATGATCCAACGACAGGACATGGCTTAACCACTCCGCCATCATCTAATCCAACTGATGCCGGGTCAACCGAAAAGCGAAGTCCTACAACTGCATCAACACCGACAACAACGGATGGAGTTATAAATCCAGATAGTATGTGTCAGAATCATCCTGGTGTGGAGTATCTACCATATCCCTACAACTGTCATCTGTTTATAAACTGCGAGGGTTCAAACGGCTATGTAAAAACTTGTCCAAACAATTTGTACTGGGATTCTAAGCTTAACAGTTGTGAGGCTGTTTGTGcataa
- the LOC117789233 gene encoding extensin isoform X3 translates to MKYKSIYISVVSGLLICLELILLVSALNARICITPNTTTVAPTTTEKPDNPETAPTKLPTRPTTLSTGPTDSPSSPTDSPPSSTDLPPNPTDSSPNPTDSPPRPTDSTPSPTDSPPNPTDSPPSPTDSPPQPTDSSPQPTNSPPSPTDSPPKPTDSSPSPSDLPPKPTDTPPSPTDSSPKPTDSPPSPTDSPPTDLPPKPTDSSPRPTDSPSNPTDSPPKPTDSSPRPTESPTSPTDSPPSPTASSPKPSDSPPSPTDSPPKPTDPSPRPTDSPTSPTDSPPSPTASSPKPTDSPPSPTDPSRRPTDSPTSPTDSPTSPTDTPPKPTDSPPSPTDSAPSPTASSPKPTDSPPSPTDLPNDDPTTGHGLTTPPSSNPTDAGSTEKRSPTTASTPTTTDGVINPDSMCQNHPGVEYLPYPYNCHLFINCEGSNGYVKTCPNNLYWDSKLNSCEAVCA, encoded by the exons ATGAAAT ataaatctatatatatttcagtGGTCTCCGGTCTATTAATATGCTTGGAGCTAATACTACTTGTCTCAGCCCTCAACGCCAGAATATGCATCACACCAAACACAACGACTGTGGCCCCTACAACAACGGAGAAACCGGATAATCCAGAAACAGCACCAACCAAATTGCCAACGAGACCAACTACATTGTCCACTGGACCAACTGATTCTCCTTCAAGTCCAACAGATTCACCACCGAGTTCAACAGATTTGCCACCGAATCCAACTGATTCTTCTCCAAATCCAACAGATTCACCACCGCGCCCAACAGATTCGACACCAAGTCCAACTGATTCTCCACCGAATCCGACAGATTCTCCCCCGAGTCCAACTGATTCTCCTCCACAACCAACGGATTCCTCACCACAGCCAACTAATTCTCCACCAAGTCCAACTGATTCTCCTCCAAAACCAACTGATTCTTCCCCGAGTCCAAGTGATTTACCACCAAAACCTACTGATACACCCCCGAGTCC AACTGATTCTTCTCCAAAACCAACCGATTCGCCTCCGAGTCCAACTGATTCTCCTCCAACTGACTTGCCTCCAAAACCAACTGATTCTTCCCCCAGACCAACTGATTCTCCTTCGAATCCAACTGATTCTCCTCCAAAGCCAACTGATTCTTCCCCCAGACCAACTGAATCTCCTACGAGTCCAACTGATTCACCACCGAGTCCAACGGCTTCTTCTCCAAAACCAAGCGATTCCCCTCCGAGTCCAACTGACTCGCCTCCAAAACCAACTGATCCTTCCCCCAGACCAACTGATTCTCCTACGAGTCCAACTGATTCACCACCGAGTCCAACGGCTTCTTCTCCAAAACCAACCGATTCCCCTCCGAGTCCAACTGATCCTTCCCGCAGACCAACTGATTCTCCTACGAGTCCAACTGATTCTCCTACGAGTCCAACTGATACTCCTCCAAAACCTACTGATTCTCCCCCGAGTCCAACTGATTCAGCCCCGAGTCCAACGGCTTCTTCTCCAAAACCAACCGATTCCCCTCCGAGTCCAACTGACTTACCAAATGATGATCCAACGACAGGACATGGCTTAACCACTCCGCCATCATCTAATCCAACTGATGCCGGGTCAACCGAAAAGCGAAGTCCTACAACTGCATCAACACCGACAACAACGGATGGAGTTATAAATCCAGATAGTATGTGTCAGAATCATCCTGGTGTGGAGTATCTACCATATCCCTACAACTGTCATCTGTTTATAAACTGCGAGGGTTCAAACGGCTATGTAAAAACTTGTCCAAACAATTTGTACTGGGATTCTAAGCTTAACAGTTGTGAGGCTGTTTGTGcataa
- the LOC117789233 gene encoding extensin isoform X5 translates to MKYKSIYISVVSGLLICLELILLVSALNARICITPNTTTVAPTTTEKPDNPETAPTKLPTRPTTLSTGPTDSPSSPTDSPPSSTDLPPNPTDSSPNPTDSPPRPTDSTPSPTDSPPNPTDSPPSPTDSPPQPTDSSPQPTNSPPSPTDSPPKPTDSSPSPSDLPPKPTDTPPSPTDSPPKPTESPPSGTDSSPKPTDSPPSPTDSPPTDLPPKPTDSSPRPTDSPSNPTDSPPKPTDSPPSPTDSPPKPTDPSPRPTDSPTSPTDSPPSPTASSPKPTDSPPSPTDPSRRPTDSPTSPTDSPTSPTDTPPKPTDSPPSPTDSAPSPTASSPKPTDSPPSPTDLPNDDPTTGHGLTTPPSSNPTDAGSTEKRSPTTASTPTTTDGVINPDSMCQNHPGVEYLPYPYNCHLFINCEGSNGYVKTCPNNLYWDSKLNSCEAVCA, encoded by the exons ATGAAAT ataaatctatatatatttcagtGGTCTCCGGTCTATTAATATGCTTGGAGCTAATACTACTTGTCTCAGCCCTCAACGCCAGAATATGCATCACACCAAACACAACGACTGTGGCCCCTACAACAACGGAGAAACCGGATAATCCAGAAACAGCACCAACCAAATTGCCAACGAGACCAACTACATTGTCCACTGGACCAACTGATTCTCCTTCAAGTCCAACAGATTCACCACCGAGTTCAACAGATTTGCCACCGAATCCAACTGATTCTTCTCCAAATCCAACAGATTCACCACCGCGCCCAACAGATTCGACACCAAGTCCAACTGATTCTCCACCGAATCCGACAGATTCTCCCCCGAGTCCAACTGATTCTCCTCCACAACCAACGGATTCCTCACCACAGCCAACTAATTCTCCACCAAGTCCAACTGATTCTCCTCCAAAACCAACTGATTCTTCCCCGAGTCCAAGTGATTTACCACCAAAACCTACTGATACACCCCCGAGTCCA ACTGATTCTCCTCCAAAGCCAACTGAATCTCCGCCAAGTGGAACTGATTCTTCTCCAAAACCAACCGATTCGCCTCCGAGTCCAACTGATTCTCCTCCAACTGACTTGCCTCCAAAACCAACTGATTCTTCCCCCAGACCAACTGATTCTCCTTCGAATCCAACTGATTCTCCTCCAAAGCCAACTGATTCT CCTCCGAGTCCAACTGACTCGCCTCCAAAACCAACTGATCCTTCCCCCAGACCAACTGATTCTCCTACGAGTCCAACTGATTCACCACCGAGTCCAACGGCTTCTTCTCCAAAACCAACCGATTCCCCTCCGAGTCCAACTGATCCTTCCCGCAGACCAACTGATTCTCCTACGAGTCCAACTGATTCTCCTACGAGTCCAACTGATACTCCTCCAAAACCTACTGATTCTCCCCCGAGTCCAACTGATTCAGCCCCGAGTCCAACGGCTTCTTCTCCAAAACCAACCGATTCCCCTCCGAGTCCAACTGACTTACCAAATGATGATCCAACGACAGGACATGGCTTAACCACTCCGCCATCATCTAATCCAACTGATGCCGGGTCAACCGAAAAGCGAAGTCCTACAACTGCATCAACACCGACAACAACGGATGGAGTTATAAATCCAGATAGTATGTGTCAGAATCATCCTGGTGTGGAGTATCTACCATATCCCTACAACTGTCATCTGTTTATAAACTGCGAGGGTTCAAACGGCTATGTAAAAACTTGTCCAAACAATTTGTACTGGGATTCTAAGCTTAACAGTTGTGAGGCTGTTTGTGcataa
- the LOC117789233 gene encoding extensin isoform X7, with the protein MKYKSIYISVVSGLLICLELILLVSALNARICITPNTTTVAPTTTEKPDNPETAPTKLPTRPTTLSTGPTDSPSSPTDSPPSSTDLPPNPTDSSPNPTDSPPRPTDSTPSPTDSPPNPTDSPPSPTDSPPQPTDSSPQPTNSPPSPTDSPPKPTDSSPSPSDLPPKPTDTPPSPTDSPPKPTESPPSGTDSSPKPTDSPPSPTDSPPTDLPPKPTDSSPRPTDSPSNPTDSPPKPTDSPTSPTDSPPSPTASSPKPTDSPPSPTDPSRRPTDSPTSPTDSPTSPTDTPPKPTDSPPSPTDSAPSPTASSPKPTDSPPSPTDLPNDDPTTGHGLTTPPSSNPTDAGSTEKRSPTTASTPTTTDGVINPDSMCQNHPGVEYLPYPYNCHLFINCEGSNGYVKTCPNNLYWDSKLNSCEAVCA; encoded by the exons ATGAAAT ataaatctatatatatttcagtGGTCTCCGGTCTATTAATATGCTTGGAGCTAATACTACTTGTCTCAGCCCTCAACGCCAGAATATGCATCACACCAAACACAACGACTGTGGCCCCTACAACAACGGAGAAACCGGATAATCCAGAAACAGCACCAACCAAATTGCCAACGAGACCAACTACATTGTCCACTGGACCAACTGATTCTCCTTCAAGTCCAACAGATTCACCACCGAGTTCAACAGATTTGCCACCGAATCCAACTGATTCTTCTCCAAATCCAACAGATTCACCACCGCGCCCAACAGATTCGACACCAAGTCCAACTGATTCTCCACCGAATCCGACAGATTCTCCCCCGAGTCCAACTGATTCTCCTCCACAACCAACGGATTCCTCACCACAGCCAACTAATTCTCCACCAAGTCCAACTGATTCTCCTCCAAAACCAACTGATTCTTCCCCGAGTCCAAGTGATTTACCACCAAAACCTACTGATACACCCCCGAGTCCA ACTGATTCTCCTCCAAAGCCAACTGAATCTCCGCCAAGTGGAACTGATTCTTCTCCAAAACCAACCGATTCGCCTCCGAGTCCAACTGATTCTCCTCCAACTGACTTGCCTCCAAAACCAACTGATTCTTCCCCCAGACCAACTGATTCTCCTTCGAATCCAACTGATTCTCCTCCAAA ACCAACTGATTCTCCTACGAGTCCAACTGATTCACCACCGAGTCCAACGGCTTCTTCTCCAAAACCAACCGATTCCCCTCCGAGTCCAACTGATCCTTCCCGCAGACCAACTGATTCTCCTACGAGTCCAACTGATTCTCCTACGAGTCCAACTGATACTCCTCCAAAACCTACTGATTCTCCCCCGAGTCCAACTGATTCAGCCCCGAGTCCAACGGCTTCTTCTCCAAAACCAACCGATTCCCCTCCGAGTCCAACTGACTTACCAAATGATGATCCAACGACAGGACATGGCTTAACCACTCCGCCATCATCTAATCCAACTGATGCCGGGTCAACCGAAAAGCGAAGTCCTACAACTGCATCAACACCGACAACAACGGATGGAGTTATAAATCCAGATAGTATGTGTCAGAATCATCCTGGTGTGGAGTATCTACCATATCCCTACAACTGTCATCTGTTTATAAACTGCGAGGGTTCAAACGGCTATGTAAAAACTTGTCCAAACAATTTGTACTGGGATTCTAAGCTTAACAGTTGTGAGGCTGTTTGTGcataa
- the LOC117789233 gene encoding extensin isoform X1, whose translation MKYKSIYISVVSGLLICLELILLVSALNARICITPNTTTVAPTTTEKPDNPETAPTKLPTRPTTLSTGPTDSPSSPTDSPPSSTDLPPNPTDSSPNPTDSPPRPTDSTPSPTDSPPNPTDSPPSPTDSPPQPTDSSPQPTNSPPSPTDSPPKPTDSSPSPSDLPPKPTDTPPSPTDSPPKPTESPPSGTDSSPKPTDSPPSPTDSPPTDLPPKPTDSSPRPTDSPSNPTDSPPKPTDSSPRPTESPTSPTDSPPSPTASSPKPSDSPPSPTDSPPKPTDPSPRPTDSPTSPTDSPPSPTASSPKPTDSPPSPTDPSRRPTDSPTSPTDSPTSPTDTPPKPTDSPPSPTDSAPSPTASSPKPTDSPPSPTDLPNDDPTTGHGLTTPPSSNPTDAGSTEKRSPTTASTPTTTDGVINPDSMCQNHPGVEYLPYPYNCHLFINCEGSNGYVKTCPNNLYWDSKLNSCEAVCA comes from the exons ATGAAAT ataaatctatatatatttcagtGGTCTCCGGTCTATTAATATGCTTGGAGCTAATACTACTTGTCTCAGCCCTCAACGCCAGAATATGCATCACACCAAACACAACGACTGTGGCCCCTACAACAACGGAGAAACCGGATAATCCAGAAACAGCACCAACCAAATTGCCAACGAGACCAACTACATTGTCCACTGGACCAACTGATTCTCCTTCAAGTCCAACAGATTCACCACCGAGTTCAACAGATTTGCCACCGAATCCAACTGATTCTTCTCCAAATCCAACAGATTCACCACCGCGCCCAACAGATTCGACACCAAGTCCAACTGATTCTCCACCGAATCCGACAGATTCTCCCCCGAGTCCAACTGATTCTCCTCCACAACCAACGGATTCCTCACCACAGCCAACTAATTCTCCACCAAGTCCAACTGATTCTCCTCCAAAACCAACTGATTCTTCCCCGAGTCCAAGTGATTTACCACCAAAACCTACTGATACACCCCCGAGTCCA ACTGATTCTCCTCCAAAGCCAACTGAATCTCCGCCAAGTGGAACTGATTCTTCTCCAAAACCAACCGATTCGCCTCCGAGTCCAACTGATTCTCCTCCAACTGACTTGCCTCCAAAACCAACTGATTCTTCCCCCAGACCAACTGATTCTCCTTCGAATCCAACTGATTCTCCTCCAAAGCCAACTGATTCTTCCCCCAGACCAACTGAATCTCCTACGAGTCCAACTGATTCACCACCGAGTCCAACGGCTTCTTCTCCAAAACCAAGCGATTCCCCTCCGAGTCCAACTGACTCGCCTCCAAAACCAACTGATCCTTCCCCCAGACCAACTGATTCTCCTACGAGTCCAACTGATTCACCACCGAGTCCAACGGCTTCTTCTCCAAAACCAACCGATTCCCCTCCGAGTCCAACTGATCCTTCCCGCAGACCAACTGATTCTCCTACGAGTCCAACTGATTCTCCTACGAGTCCAACTGATACTCCTCCAAAACCTACTGATTCTCCCCCGAGTCCAACTGATTCAGCCCCGAGTCCAACGGCTTCTTCTCCAAAACCAACCGATTCCCCTCCGAGTCCAACTGACTTACCAAATGATGATCCAACGACAGGACATGGCTTAACCACTCCGCCATCATCTAATCCAACTGATGCCGGGTCAACCGAAAAGCGAAGTCCTACAACTGCATCAACACCGACAACAACGGATGGAGTTATAAATCCAGATAGTATGTGTCAGAATCATCCTGGTGTGGAGTATCTACCATATCCCTACAACTGTCATCTGTTTATAAACTGCGAGGGTTCAAACGGCTATGTAAAAACTTGTCCAAACAATTTGTACTGGGATTCTAAGCTTAACAGTTGTGAGGCTGTTTGTGcataa
- the LOC117789233 gene encoding classical arabinogalactan protein 9 isoform X11 — protein MKYKSIYISVVSGLLICLELILLVSALNARICITPNTTTVAPTTTEKPDNPETAPTKLPTRPTTLSTGPTDSPSSPTDSPPSSTDLPPNPTDSSPNPTDSPPRPTDSTPSPTDSPPNPTDSPPSPTDSPPQPTDSSPQPTNSPPSPTDSPPKPTDSSPSPSDLPPKPTDTPPNQLILLRIQLILLQNQLILLRVQLIHHRVQRLLLQNQPIPLRVQLILPADQLILLRVQLILLRVQLILLQNLLILPRVQLIQPRVQRLLLQNQPIPLRVQLTYQMMIQRQDMA, from the exons ATGAAAT ataaatctatatatatttcagtGGTCTCCGGTCTATTAATATGCTTGGAGCTAATACTACTTGTCTCAGCCCTCAACGCCAGAATATGCATCACACCAAACACAACGACTGTGGCCCCTACAACAACGGAGAAACCGGATAATCCAGAAACAGCACCAACCAAATTGCCAACGAGACCAACTACATTGTCCACTGGACCAACTGATTCTCCTTCAAGTCCAACAGATTCACCACCGAGTTCAACAGATTTGCCACCGAATCCAACTGATTCTTCTCCAAATCCAACAGATTCACCACCGCGCCCAACAGATTCGACACCAAGTCCAACTGATTCTCCACCGAATCCGACAGATTCTCCCCCGAGTCCAACTGATTCTCCTCCACAACCAACGGATTCCTCACCACAGCCAACTAATTCTCCACCAAGTCCAACTGATTCTCCTCCAAAACCAACTGATTCTTCCCCGAGTCCAAGTGATTTACCACCAAAACCTACTGATACACCCCCGA ACCAACTGATTCTCCTTCGAATCCAACTGATTCTCCTCCAAA ACCAACTGATTCTCCTACGAGTCCAACTGATTCACCACCGAGTCCAACGGCTTCTTCTCCAAAACCAACCGATTCCCCTCCGAGTCCAACTGATCCTTCCCGCAGACCAACTGATTCTCCTACGAGTCCAACTGATTCTCCTACGAGTCCAACTGATACTCCTCCAAAACCTACTGATTCTCCCCCGAGTCCAACTGATTCAGCCCCGAGTCCAACGGCTTCTTCTCCAAAACCAACCGATTCCCCTCCGAGTCCAACTGACTTACCAAATGATGATCCAACGACAGGACATGGCTTAA